The proteins below are encoded in one region of Apium graveolens cultivar Ventura chromosome 4, ASM990537v1, whole genome shotgun sequence:
- the LOC141717648 gene encoding uncharacterized protein LOC141717648: MRRLLALAHQNGTKMDTFTHKSSSKFNLFTTQVDTQSTTSIAKEISSFLKQETQVSAKEISRILRQPNWAAMLDTSLYIRYKLSPQVVWTVLHQYYQVNDLKRLNGFFHWSRNRIIEPQLLDSFAFLAVNLCNAGSFGPAFGVLSQMIKIENLSAYVVFECVYKWFVSCRGCGVMVFDILIDSYKKMGKLGDACVVFVEVRRKGSLPSLRCCNDLLKNLLKKNKMRLFWKVYNEMLEGNVGFDVYTYTNLVGALCKVGDFRGAREVVLRMGENGCDPNTFIYNTVIEGMCQLGATNEAVELKMVMREKGLVLNDFTYGKLINQLCVENRLDEAKLMSEEMLAMGLKKPDSICPIVANPGLKKPDSICPIIANLEVWRDKNEIKIRQDDINKQNAYLMLLIGVCKAGNLRKADEIYREMISIGCNLNPEIYCLMMKGYCKEHNVARALELLDHMAERNFLPSPTTYNAVISELCLRKNYHGAYALVGKMISGGLKPDAVTYKTLIAGYAAEGRTLESRKALEEMMRSGFLPDNFSYNHVINCFCKAGKMEEASPYVFEMVEKGLTPNAITFGAFICGYGKAGNMSEADRFFHYMLDNGILPNNATCTVLITGHFKAGNLMEAFSTFKTIIGLQVLPDMQTCTTFINGLLTYGKLKEAIGILNELKGMGFSPDLVTYSSIMAGFCRQGQVDRAFKFLDEMYCEGIEPNQFIYNSLIDGLCKSGQVSRARELFDSISEKGLAPENVTYSTMIDGYCKSQNLTEAFTLFDKMPSKGIQPHSFVYNALIGGCCRNNEFDKAMDLLHQMKQKGLATNFSFNILIDSFSKIGKLDEAIKLVQEMLSLKIIPDHVIYTTLIDGHCKAGKIEVAYQLFLQMEKKKMQQDIVAYTSLMHGYNKLGNSSEVFSLFKKMVARGIEPDEVTYNVLLDAQCKEENFVEASELHKKMLSYGMRINANVYASLVRMFCRMDNFSDALLLLDEMKGQNLSLNVSNCSNLIHEFYLESKKDEVTRFLEKMISLKWLPKNTSISHLVERLTNEPNCADDSHSINQIA; this comes from the coding sequence ATGCGGAGACTTCTTGCACTTGCTCATCAAAATGGCACCAAAATGGACACATTCACACACAAATCTTCATCAAAATTCAATCTTTTTACAACCCAAGTTGACACTCAAAGCACCACTTCAATAGCTAAAGAAATCTCCAGCTTTCTCAAACAAGAAACCCAAGTTTCTGCTAAAgaaatttcaagaattttaagaCAACCCAATTGGGCTGCAATGTTAGATACATCTTTATATATTCGATACAAGTTGAGCCCACAAGTTGTTTGGACTGTTCTTCATCAGTACTATCAGGTTAATGATCTTAAACGCTTGAATGGTTTTTTTCATTGGTCAAGAAATAGAATTATTGAGCCTCAATTGTTAGATTCTTTTGCTTTTTTAGCTGTTAATTTGTGTAATGCTGGTTCTTTTGGCCCGGCTTTCGGGGTTTTAAGTCAGATGATAAAAATCGAAAATTTATCTGCTTATGTGGTTTTTGAGTGTGTGTATAAGTGGTTTGTTAGTTGTAGAGGGTGTGGTGTTATGGTGTTTGATATATTGATTGATAGTTATAAGAAAATGGGGAAGTTGGGAGATGCTTGTGTCGTGTTTGTGGAAGTTAGGCGTAAGGGGAGTTTGCCTAGTTTACGATGTTGTAATGATCTTTTGAAGAATTTGTTGAAGAAGAATAAGATGAGATTGTTTTGGAAGGTGTATAATGAAATGTTGGAGGGTAATGTAGGGTTTGATGTTTATACGTACACGAATTTGGTAGGTGCGCTTTGTAAAGTTGGAGATTTTAGAGGAGCTAGAGAAGTAGTTTTACGAATGGGTGAGAATGGGTGTGATCCTAATACTTTTATTTATAATACAGTGATTGAAGGAATGTGTCAGCTTGGAGCTACGAATGAAGCTGTTGAGCTGAAAATGGTTATGCGTGAAAAAGGACTAGTTTTGAATGATTTTACTTATGGTAAGCTTATTAATCAGTTGTGTGTAGAGAATAGATTAGACGAGGCAAAACTTATGTCTGAAGAGATGTTAGCTATGGGTCTAAAAAAGCCTGATTCCATCTGCCCGATTGTAGCTAATCCGGGTCTAAAAAAACCTGATTCCATCTGCCCTATTATAGCTAATCTGGAGGTTTGGCGAGATAAAAATGAGATAAAAATAAGACAGGACGACATCAACAAGCAGAATGCATATTTGATGCTTCTTATTGGTGTATGTAAGGCTGGTAATTTGAGGAAAGCAGATGAGATTTACAGAGAAATGATTTCAATTGGCTGCAACCTAAATCCTGAAATTTACTGTTTAATGATGAAGGGGTACTGCAAGGAACATAATGTCGCCAGGGCCTTAGAGCTACTTGATCATATGGCTGAGAGAAACTTCCTCCCCTCACCCACGACTTACAATGCAGTAATCAGTGAGCTATGCCTGCGAAAGAATTATCATGGAGCCTATGCCCTTGTGGGAAAAATGATATCAGGTGGGTTAAAGCCTGATGCTGTTACCTACAAAACTCTAATTGCTGGATATGCGGCAGAAGGTAGGACACTGGAATCAAGAAAGGCGTTAGAGGAAATGATGAGAAGCGGATTTCTCCCTGACAATTTTTCTTACAATCATGTCATAAACTGTTTCTGCAAGGCTGGAAAGATGGAAGAAGCGAGCCCATATGTATTTGAAATGGTAGAGAAGGGACTAACCCCGAATGCTATTACTTTTGGGGCATTTATCTGTGGATATGGCAAGGCTGGGAACATGTCAGAGGCGGACAGATTTTTCCACTACATGCTTGATAATGGCATACTGCCGAACAATGCAACCTGCACTGTTCTAATCACAGGGCATTTTAAAGCAGGAAACTTGATGGAAGCTTTTTCCACATTTAAAACCATAATTGGACTGCAGGTGCTCCCTGATATGCAAACTTGCACTACCTTCATCAATGGTCTTTTAACATATGGGAAACTTAAAGAGGCCATTGGCATCTTAAATGAACTGAAAGGCATGGGGTTTTCTCCTGATTTGGTCACTTACAGTTCTATTATGGCAGGGTTTTGCAGACAAGGTCAAGTAGATAGAGCATTCAAATTTCTTGATGAAATGTACTGTGAAGGTATTGAACCCAACCaatttatttataattcattAATCGATGGGTTATGCAAGTCTGGTCAAGTTTCCAGAGCCAGAGAACTATTTGATAGCATCTCTGAGAAGGGATTAGCACCAGAAAATGTAACATATTCCACCATGATAGACGGGTACTGCAAGTCACAGAATCTGACCGAGGCTTTTACATTATTTGATAAAATGCCATCAAAGGGAATTCAACCCCATAGTTTTGTGTACAATGCACTTATTGGTGGATGTTGCAGGAATAATGAATTTGACAAGGCCATGGACTTGTTACACCAAATGAAGCAGAAGGGTCTTGCCACTAATTTTTCTTTCAACATATTAATAGATTCATTTAGCAAGATAGGCAAGTTAGATGAAGCCATTAAATTAGTGCAAGAAATGCTAAGTCTGAAAATTATACCTGATCACGTGATATACACAACCTTGATTGATGGGCACTGTAAGGCTGGAAAGATAGAGGTTGCATATCAGCTCTTCCTGCAAATGGAGAAAAAGAAAATGCAACAAGACATTGTTGCATACACGTCGCTTATGCATGGTTACAACAAATTGGGAAACTCTTCCGAGGTATTTTCACTATTTAAGAAAATGGTGGCACGTGGGATAGAGCCAGATGAAGTCACTTACAATGTACTACTTGATGCACAATGTAAAGAGGAGAACTTTGTCGAGGCTTCTGAGTTGCACAAGAAGATGTTAAGTTATGGTATGAGAATAAATGCAAATGTTTATGCTTCGTTAGTACGAATGTTTTGCAGAATGGACAACTTTTCGGATGCTCTGCTATTGCTCGATGAAATGAAAGGTCAAAACCTTTCACTAAATGTTTCTAATTGCAGCAATCTAATTCATGAATTCTACCTAGAAAGTAAAaaggatgaagttacaagatTTTTGGAGAAAATGATCAGTTTGAAGTGGTTGCCGAAGAACACCAGCATAAGTCACCTTGTGGAGCGACTTACTAATGAACCAAACTGCGCGGATGATAGCCATTCTATAAATCAAATAGCATAG